In Torulaspora globosa chromosome 1, complete sequence, a genomic segment contains:
- the ASI1 gene encoding putative ubiquitin-protein ligase ASI1 (ancestral locus Anc_2.419): MNGTANQGSLVGAFSYLNQTAHSLVPETVIFSSLINYPYRIALSVLNATRLQYEQAVASDELIPSLESVVDTIGYFFSSYAVASFVTALILNRFVIMASLRSNTARTSLPLWSKFVLHLSALVPLFYNVIQTLNQVGIIEVFPAMGFPFYLARTFTIFAWSHCVETFITTTTNSKPLEESDYTIFELSVQFYYLSQRNLYLTMAPEYLSDCLMALLGRIWIHIVEMFNLRKHRLAGSTVLNITNIIFLIYQVKTHGFDSIPVSTRYRHFPKIFSLFLIVMSVATYALACLVRKNPFGNQEYDTKELQFHSFMHNWWNHLNCTGEEEFSHVVNKLALLLCNGNESMNRGIHREYSSLNNPADIHRSYMISGYLNKVSTIPDDMDQKDPGTDKQLQRLGAPSIISKLKISYSLVKAAFTFFFKRKWLEKRQVQEKSANTNRSERSRDLNKFITERNYARFLTKPESDRNHGEETPLLPEEDYSEDYLPDFETSEDESETDTIGPDNSEEQAEEMLLSTTAPKEMEWFMAIWPILKVQLAEDRRLTRSQYAASSPADIIAEVVSQKRQCASATAGSTDEDMLGDNDEEDSRSNCVVCRINPRNIVLWPCTCFALCEECRISLGLRGFNSCVCCRTEIHGYSRLNNV; encoded by the coding sequence ATGAATGGCACAGCGAATCAGGGGTCGCTTGTTGGTGCCTTTTCATATCTCAATCAAACAGCTCATTCACTCGTTCCGGAGACCGTAATATTCAGCTCATTGATAAATTACCCCTATAGAATCGCATTATCAGTGCTTAATGCCACAAGACTTCAATATGAGCAAGCTGTCGCTTCCGATGAACTGATCCCAAGTTTGGAGTCCGTAGTGGATACCATTGGTTatttcttcagcagctaCGCCGTTGCCAGTTTCGTTACTGCTTTGATATTGAATAGATTTGTCATTATGGCCTCCCTGCGATCCAATACCGCTAGAACATCGTTGCCTCTTTGGTCAAAATTTGTTTTAcatctttcagctctgGTGCCGCTTTTCTATAATGTGATCCAGACTTTAAACCAAGTTGGAATAATAGAGGTATTTCCCGCGATGGGATTTCCATTTTACTTGGCACGAACTTTTACGATATTTGCATGGTCCCACTGCGTTGAGACCTTCATTACAACAACTACAAATTCGAAGCCGTTGGAAGAATCTGACTATACAATTTTCGAGCTCTCAGTCCAATTCTATTACCTATCGCAGAGGAATTTGTATTTGACTATGGCGCCCGAATACCTTTCTGATTGCCTAATGGCGCTTTTGGGTAGAATCTGGATCCATATAGTGGAGATGTTCAATCTCAGGAAACACAGATTGGCGGGTAGTACTGTATTAAACATAACTAACATCATTTTTTTGATATATCAAGTCAAGACACATGGATTTGATTCTATCCCAGTGTCAACGAGATATAGACATTTTCCCAAGATATTTTCCCTTTTCTTAATAGTAATGTCAGTGGCCACCTACGCACTAGCCTGCTTGGTGAGAAAAAATCCCTTTGGAAACCAGGAATATGACACTAAGGAGTTGCAGTTTCATTCGTTTATGCACAATTGGTGGAATCATTTAAATTGTACAGGTGAGGAGGAATTCTCTCATGTTGTGAACAAGTTAGCCCTTCTGCTGTGTAACGGTAACGAGTCCATGAACAGGGGAATCCATAGAGAATATTCTTCCCTTAATAATCCGGCTGACATTCACCGCAGCTATATGATCAGCGGCTACCTTAACAAGGTCAGCACCATTCCGGATGACATGGATCAAAAGGACCCGGGGACAGATAAGCAGTTACAAAGATTAGGAGCTCCATCAATAATTTCCAAGCTAAAAATAAGTTACAGTCTTGTGAAAGCAGCGTTTacatttttcttcaagcgtAAGTGGCTAGAAAAGCGACAGGTGCAAGAAAAGTCAGCGAACACTAATAGATCCGAGAGATCTAGGGACCTTAATAAATTTATCACAGAAAGAAATTATGCCAGGTTCTTGACAAAGCCAGAATCAGACCGCAATCACGGCGAGGAAACACCGCTGcttccagaagaagattaCTCTGAGGACTATCTTCCGGATTTCGAGACaagtgaagatgaaagtgaAACAGACACTATCGGCCCTGATAACTCCGAAGAACAAGCCGAGGAAATGCTTCTCAGCACCACTGCACCAAAAGAAATGGAGTGGTTTATGGCCATCTGGCCGATACTCAAAGTGCAGCTCGCGGAAGATCGTAGACTAACGAGGTCGCAATACGCGGCCTCCAGTCCAGCGGATATAATAGCCGAGGTAGTTTCCCAGAAAAGGCAATGCGCCTCAGCTACCGCAGGATCGACAGATGAAGACATGTTAGGGGAcaatgatgaggaagattCCCGTTCAAACTGCGTGGTTTGCAGGATAAACCCACGCAATATTGTGTTGTGGCCCTGTACCTGCTTCGCACTATGTGAAGAGTGCAGGATTTCCCTAGGATTACGAGGGTTTAATTCCTGCGTATGCTGTCGTACAGAGATTCATGGCTACAGCAGGCTCAACAACGTCTAA
- the ADE17 gene encoding bifunctional phosphoribosylaminoimidazolecarboxamide formyltransferase/IMP cyclohydrolase ADE17 (ancestral locus Anc_2.418), with amino-acid sequence MTDYKKTAILSVYDKTGLLDLAKGLAENNVRILASGGTARMVREAGFPVDDVSSITHAPEMLGGRVKTLHPAVHGGILARNLESDEEDLKKQNIDKVDFVVCNLYPFKETVAKVGVTVAEAVEEIDIGGVTLLRAAAKNHARVTILSDPLDYSTFLSELSQDGEISQELRNRLALKAFEHTADYDAAISDFFRKQYSEGVAQLPLRYGANPHQKPAQAYVSQQDSLPFKVLSGSPGYINLLDALNSWPLVKELSASLNLPAAASFKHVSPAGAAVGVPLSDVEKQVYFVSDIENLSPLAAAYARARGADRMSSFGDWIALSNIVDIPTAKIISREVSDGIIAPGFEPEALEILKKKKGGKYCVLQIDPNYIPESIETRQVYGVNLQQKRNDAIINKSSFREIVSANKNLTEQAVIDLTVATIALKYTQSNSVCYAKNGMVIGLGAGQQSRIHCTRLAGDKADNWWFRQHPRVLGIKWAKGVKRPEKSNAIDLFVTGQIPTEEPEKSEYESKFEEIPAPFTPEERKEWSSKLTNVSLSSDAFFPFPDNVYRAVRSGVKYIAAPSGSVMDKAVFSAADSFNLVYVENPIRLFHH; translated from the coding sequence ATGACTGATTACAAGAAGACAGCAATCTTGTCCGTTTACGATAAGACCGGTTTGTTGGACCTGGCTAAAGGTTTGGCCGAGAACAATGTCCGTATCCTTGCTTCTGGTGGTACGGCCCGTATGGTTCGTGAAGCCGGCTTCCCCGTGGACGACGTCTCGTCCATTACGCATGCTCCTGAGATGCTGGGTGGGAGAGTGAAGACGTTACATCCAGCAGTCCATGGTGGTATATTGGCTAGAAATCTGGAGagtgatgaagaagatttgaagaagcaaaatATCGATAAGGTAGACTTCGTGGTTTGTAACTTGTATCCTTTCAAGGAAACCGTTGCTAAGGTGGGCGTCACTGTGGCGGAAGCCGTGGAGGAGATTGATATTGGTGGTGTGACGCTTTTGAGAGCCGCTGCCAAGAACCATGCCAGAGTGACCATCCTGTCCGATCCGCTTGATTACTCCACTTTCCTTTCTGAGTTGAGCCAGGATGGCGAAATTTCGCAGGAATTGAGAAACAGATTGGCTTTGAAGGCATTTGAACACACTGCTGATTATGACGCAGCCAtctctgatttcttcagaaaACAGTATTCCGAAGGTGTGGCTCAATTGCCGCTACGTTACGGTGCTAACCCACATCAAAAGCCAGCTCAGGCTTATGTCTCTCAGCAGGATAGCTTACCTTTCAAGGTTCTTTCAGGCTCTCCTGGCTACATCAACCTCTTGGACGCTTTGAACTCTTGGCCTTTGGTTAAGGAATTGTCGgcctctttgaacttgCCAGCTGCCGCTTCTTTCAAGCATGTCTCCCCAGCTGGTGCTGCCGTGGGTGTCCCATTGTCGGATGTGGAGAAGCAAGTTTACTTCGTCTCTGATATCGAGAACTTGTCACCATTGGCAGCTGCTTACGCCAGGGCTCGTGGTGCTGATAGAATGTCCTCATTCGGCGACTGGATCGCTCTATCCAACATTGTCGATATCCCAACcgccaagatcatctctAGAGAAGTCTCCGATGGTATCATCGCTCCAGGCTTCGAACCAGAAGCTTTGGAAatcctgaagaagaagaaaggtGGCAAGTACTGTGTCTTGCAGATCGATCCAAACTACATCCCAGAATCGATAGAGACAAGGCAGGTCTACGGGGTCAACTTGCAACAGAAGAGAAACGACGCAATCATCAACAAATCTTCCTTCCGCGAAATCGTCTCTGCTAACAAAAACTTGACTGAACAAGCCGTAATTGACTTGACTGTGGCTACCATCGCTCTTAAGTACACTCAATCCAACTCTGTTTGTTACGCAAAGAATGGTATGGTGATCGGCTTGGGTGCTGGTCAACAATCTAGAATTCACTGTACAAGATTGGCTGGTGATAAAGCTGATAACTGGTGGTTCAGACAACATCCAAGAGTCTTGGGCATCAAATGGGCTAAGGGCGTTAAGAGACCAGAAAAATCAAACGCTATTGATTTGTTTGTCACTGGTCAAATCCCAACCGAAGAACCAGAGAAGTCCGAATACGAATCCAAATTCGAAGAGATCCCGGCTCCTTTCACCCCagaagagagaaaggagTGGTCTTCCAAATTGACCAACGTTTCATTGTCCTCTGACGCTTTTTTCCCATTCCCAGACAACGTCTACAGAGCCGTTAGATCTGGTGTTAAATACATTGCTGCTCCTTCTGGCTCTGTCATGGACAAGGCTGTCTTTAGCGCTGCGGATTCCTTCAATCTAGTCTACGTGGAGAATCCAATTCGTTTGTTCCACCATTGA
- the RPL15B gene encoding 60S ribosomal protein eL15 (ancestral locus Anc_2.417) → MGAYKYLEELQRKKQSDVLRFLQRIRVWEYRQKNVIHRASRPSRPDKARRLGYKAKQGFVIYRVRVRRGNRKRPVPKGATYGKPTNQGVNELKYQRALRATAEERVGRRAANLRVLNSYWVNQDSTYKYFEVILVDPSHKAVRRDARYNWICNPVHKHREARGLTATGKKSRGINKGHRFNNTKSGRRKIWKKHNTLSLWRYRK, encoded by the coding sequence ATGGGTGCTTACAAGtatttggaagaattgcagagaaagaagcaatCTGATGTTCTCAGATTCTTGCAGAGAATCAGAGTCTGGGAATACAGACAAAAGAACGTCATCCACAGGGCCTCCAGACCATCTAGACCAGACAAGGCTAGAAGACTGGGTTACAAGGCCAAGCAAGGTTTCGTTATCTACCGTGTCAGAGTTAGACGTGGTAACAGAAAGAGACCTGTGCCAAAGGGTGCCACTTACGGTAAGCCAACCAATCAAGGTGTCAACGAATTGAAATaccaaagagctttgagAGCCACCGCTGAGGAAAGAGTTGGTCGTCGTGCTGCTAACTTGAGAGTTCTAAACTCCTACTGGGTTAACCAGGACTCCACCTACAAGTACTTCGAAGTCATTCTTGTTGATCCTTCTCACAAGGCTGTCAGAAGAGATGCTCGTTACAACTGGATCTGCAACCCAGTCCACAAGCACCGTGAGGCTAGGGGTTTGACTGCCACCGGTAAGAAGTCCAGAGGTATCAACAAGGGTCACAGATTCAACAACACCAAGTCTGGTAGAAGAaagatctggaagaagcaCAACACCTTGTCCTTGTGGAGATACAGAAAATAA